One segment of Clostridium ljungdahlii DSM 13528 DNA contains the following:
- a CDS encoding response regulator transcription factor yields MDSILVIEDEIKVSDVIKAYLEREGYKVYCATTGLEGIRLFNKIEFKLVILDLMLPDIDGEEVCSTIRRISNVHIFMLTAKVTLSDKLQGLNIGADEYLTKPCSPRELTARVNALFRRLSSAEEPEIISRDGLLVINHDKRCVKLKGEEIAMTPNEFNILYVLAKNRGRVLSRDQLIEQVFGIDFEGSDRTIDVHIKNIRKKIERDTRFPKYIITVIKLGYKFGGE; encoded by the coding sequence ATGGATTCTATTTTAGTTATTGAGGATGAAATAAAAGTATCAGATGTTATAAAAGCTTATCTTGAAAGAGAAGGATATAAGGTTTATTGTGCGACCACTGGTCTTGAAGGAATAAGACTATTCAATAAAATTGAATTTAAATTAGTAATACTTGATCTAATGCTTCCAGATATTGATGGCGAGGAGGTATGCAGCACAATTAGAAGAATATCTAATGTACATATATTTATGCTGACAGCTAAGGTAACTTTATCAGATAAATTACAAGGCTTAAATATAGGAGCAGATGAATACTTAACTAAACCATGCAGTCCAAGGGAACTCACAGCTAGAGTAAATGCACTATTTAGAAGGCTATCTTCTGCTGAAGAACCTGAAATTATTTCTAGAGATGGATTGTTAGTAATAAACCATGATAAAAGATGTGTGAAGCTAAAGGGAGAAGAAATAGCTATGACACCTAATGAGTTCAATATTTTATACGTTCTTGCTAAAAATAGAGGCAGGGTTTTAAGCCGTGATCAGTTGATTGAGCAGGTATTTGGTATTGATTTTGAAGGTTCGGATAGAACTATAGATGTGCATATAAAAAATATTAGAAAAAAAATAGAAAGGGATACGCGATTTCCAAAGTATATTATAACTGTAATAAAATTAGGTTACAAATTTGGTGGTGAATAG
- a CDS encoding APC family permease, whose protein sequence is MAKNELKKNQLNYLEVIALSVAIIAPTFAMSMNVTLMAGIAAYSTGLVFFVSTLVIGCVAIAFVKFNQYISTAGSVYTFVQKSLGKKAGTASGWILFLAYFMFFTGCCCAFSGLFTEFINQVSGVKLPWIPVAIICGITMWYISINEVAISTRVMLAFEGITILMILVLSVVIIAKTAMTTGLSLAPFKLNGNSIGSIGSAGVVALLCFGGFEGASSLGEESKDPKKVIPFALASTVIVTGLFFIFVSYAQVIGFGITKGGLEALTKSSSTTVDLSQKYIGKSFAIVLTFGASLSAFSSALGALTAGARILFTMSRDGNVPNVFTKVHHKHSTPYIALNVMLAAAVVIICLMFKNDGITTFGYLGTIGALALLISYLLTCLGAIIYFKAKNIWKIHNLILPTVGLLGLAFAFYSNIYPVPSYPANLFPYIVLGWTIIGFVFSQIYRKSHEVSHEELLHEDLYEENEENAI, encoded by the coding sequence TTGGCTAAGAATGAATTAAAGAAAAACCAATTGAATTATCTTGAGGTAATAGCACTATCTGTTGCTATTATAGCGCCAACCTTTGCTATGTCTATGAATGTAACTTTAATGGCTGGTATTGCTGCATATTCAACTGGATTGGTGTTTTTTGTAAGCACACTTGTGATAGGATGTGTAGCTATAGCTTTTGTAAAGTTTAATCAGTATATTTCAACTGCAGGTTCTGTTTATACTTTTGTTCAAAAATCCCTGGGTAAGAAAGCGGGAACAGCTTCGGGATGGATACTATTTTTGGCATATTTTATGTTCTTTACTGGATGCTGTTGTGCCTTTTCTGGACTTTTTACAGAATTTATAAATCAAGTTAGCGGAGTTAAGCTTCCATGGATACCAGTTGCAATAATATGTGGCATTACTATGTGGTACATTTCAATTAACGAAGTAGCAATAAGTACAAGGGTAATGTTAGCATTTGAAGGTATAACAATATTAATGATACTTGTGCTTTCTGTTGTAATAATTGCAAAAACTGCCATGACTACAGGTTTAAGTTTGGCACCTTTTAAACTTAATGGAAATAGTATTGGAAGTATAGGTAGTGCTGGAGTTGTTGCACTTTTATGTTTTGGTGGTTTTGAAGGAGCATCAAGTTTAGGAGAGGAAAGTAAAGATCCTAAAAAAGTAATACCTTTTGCTCTTGCAAGTACGGTTATAGTAACTGGATTGTTCTTTATTTTTGTAAGCTATGCTCAGGTTATAGGATTTGGAATTACTAAAGGCGGATTAGAGGCTCTTACAAAGTCTTCTTCAACTACTGTAGATTTATCCCAAAAGTATATAGGAAAATCATTTGCTATAGTATTAACATTTGGAGCAAGCTTATCGGCTTTTTCATCAGCATTAGGCGCATTAACAGCAGGTGCAAGAATTCTTTTTACAATGAGTAGAGATGGCAATGTCCCAAATGTATTTACAAAAGTACATCATAAGCACAGTACGCCTTATATAGCACTTAATGTAATGTTAGCAGCAGCAGTAGTTATAATTTGTTTAATGTTTAAAAATGATGGAATAACTACTTTTGGATATTTAGGGACAATTGGTGCATTAGCTTTATTGATATCTTATTTACTAACATGTCTTGGGGCTATAATATATTTTAAAGCTAAAAATATATGGAAAATTCATAATTTGATACTTCCTACAGTAGGATTACTTGGACTTGCTTTTGCTTTCTATTCTAATATTTATCCTGTACCAAGCTATCCAGCAAATCTCTTCCCTTATATAGTACTGGGATGGACAATTATAGGATTTGTGTTTAGTCAAATTTATAGAAAAAGCCATGAAGTTTCACATGAAGAGTTATTACATGAAGATTTATATGAAGAAAATGAAGAAAATGCGATATAG
- a CDS encoding LTA synthase family protein, with protein sequence MDKIKSFFTNFIDVIFFVTVVMFKILVYGKHMSSFKSSFIPALASVFVLVSIACIFKTRGRARFLYICNCIISIFIVSDLIYYKYFKDIISVSVLISGFQLNAVKSSVANLLDFKDFLYLFDIVFIIPFINRYLTSQNRKLSTKVRVSMFLVFILVGIFIDFKSFYALSKEQPRLLTTMYNKVYIAKKLGTVNYHCLDIYNCVFANINRLTPVSKDKFQAIEYFIDKSKSSHENLNGIGQGKNLIMIQVEALQGFVINSSVNGKEITPNLNRWISRSEYFDNFYYQVAAGGTSDAEFMTNNSLYPASAGAAYLLYSGNEYNAMPKNFKNKGYYTAALHGFRESFWNRNVMYRKFGFDNFYGEKSYKQNESIGLGLSDKSFLTQSVEKLKNMKSPYYAFLITLTSHFPYDDVNKYGDFDVGDYKGSLIGNYMKAIHYTDEQLGMFLDELDKNGTLKNSIVVLYGDHYAIPKDKQDQLFNFLKTGSKSDLEWEKLQKVPMFIHFPDESVKGVNHVYGGQMDIYPTVCNLFKLKEEDMLGKDLFNPESERVTFRNGSFIDKDCYYSSQDDIYYDVNTGNKISKSDKLEKEEDYILNQLGYSDYILRHNLIKKLNLDKNK encoded by the coding sequence ATGGATAAAATTAAGTCTTTTTTTACAAATTTTATAGATGTAATTTTTTTTGTAACTGTAGTAATGTTTAAAATATTAGTATATGGAAAACATATGAGTTCATTTAAAAGCTCATTTATTCCAGCATTAGCTTCAGTATTTGTATTGGTATCCATTGCCTGCATTTTTAAAACCAGAGGTCGTGCTAGATTTTTGTATATATGTAATTGCATTATAAGTATATTCATAGTTAGTGACCTAATCTATTATAAATATTTTAAAGATATCATATCTGTATCTGTCTTGATAAGCGGATTTCAATTAAATGCAGTAAAATCTAGCGTGGCTAATTTACTGGACTTTAAAGATTTTTTATATCTTTTTGATATTGTATTTATAATTCCTTTTATAAATAGGTATTTGACAAGCCAAAATAGGAAGCTTTCTACAAAAGTTAGAGTATCAATGTTTTTAGTATTTATTTTAGTAGGTATTTTTATTGATTTCAAAAGCTTTTATGCTTTATCAAAAGAACAACCAAGACTTCTTACAACTATGTATAATAAAGTGTATATAGCAAAAAAATTGGGTACAGTAAATTATCACTGCCTGGATATTTATAATTGTGTTTTTGCTAATATAAATAGACTAACTCCCGTGTCTAAGGACAAGTTTCAGGCTATAGAGTATTTTATAGATAAAAGCAAGTCCAGTCATGAAAATTTAAATGGAATCGGACAAGGTAAAAACTTGATAATGATACAGGTAGAAGCACTTCAAGGATTTGTTATAAATTCTTCTGTAAATGGAAAGGAGATAACCCCGAATTTAAATAGATGGATATCGCGTTCGGAATATTTTGATAATTTTTACTATCAGGTGGCAGCTGGAGGAACTTCTGATGCGGAATTTATGACAAACAATTCACTTTATCCTGCATCAGCAGGTGCAGCTTATTTGCTTTACTCTGGCAATGAATACAATGCAATGCCGAAAAATTTTAAGAATAAAGGTTATTACACTGCAGCTTTACACGGATTCAGGGAAAGCTTTTGGAATAGAAATGTAATGTATAGAAAATTTGGTTTTGATAATTTTTATGGCGAAAAAAGTTATAAGCAAAATGAGTCTATAGGACTTGGTTTAAGTGATAAATCTTTTTTAACTCAATCTGTGGAGAAGTTAAAAAATATGAAAAGCCCATACTATGCTTTTTTAATAACTCTAACAAGTCATTTCCCTTATGATGATGTAAATAAATATGGGGACTTTGATGTAGGAGATTATAAAGGAAGTCTTATTGGAAATTACATGAAGGCAATACATTATACAGATGAACAGCTTGGAATGTTCTTAGATGAACTAGACAAAAATGGTACTTTAAAAAATTCAATAGTTGTACTATATGGAGATCATTATGCAATACCTAAAGATAAACAAGATCAGCTTTTTAACTTTTTGAAGACGGGTTCCAAATCTGATTTAGAGTGGGAAAAGCTTCAAAAGGTTCCTATGTTTATTCATTTCCCTGATGAATCTGTGAAAGGAGTAAACCATGTTTATGGGGGTCAGATGGACATATATCCTACGGTATGCAATTTATTTAAACTTAAGGAAGAAGACATGCTTGGTAAAGACCTCTTTAATCCTGAGAGCGAAAGAGTTACATTTAGAAATGGTTCTTTTATAGATAAAGATTGTTATTATTCTTCACAAGATGATATTTATTATGATGTAAATACGGGAAATAAAATTTCTAAAAGTGATAAACTTGAAAAAGAAGAAGATTACATATTGAATCAGCTTGGTTATTCAGATTATATTTTGAGACATAATTTAATTAAAAAACTAAATTTGGACAAGAACAAATAA
- the rlmD gene encoding 23S rRNA (uracil(1939)-C(5))-methyltransferase RlmD: MKKGSEYEFFIEELQFPAIGIAKKDDMDVLIKNTVPGQKVKARITKKTKHYLEAKVTEILENVNYAVDPFCPHFNLCGGCTSQFIPYDKQLELKEKQVLDLFEKASICDFEFLGIEKSPEKTGYRNKMEFSFGDEQRGGQLTLGMHIKGRSFGVVNVDNCNLVDADFTLILDKVVTYFREKNLPYYKIKNHEGYLRNLVLRKGRNTGEILINIVTTSQIQFDLDGFNKLLQVLNYKGTLVGILHTVNDNLSDMVKADNVEILYGRDYIMEEILGLKFKISPESFFQTNSRGTEKLYAMIKDFLGDASSKTVFDLYCGTGTIGQVLSSSVNKVIGVELIEKAVASANENAKLNNIKNCRFIAGDVKDVLNTLEDKPDIIILDPPRPGVHPKALKYVIDFNAPEIIYVSCNPKTLVQDLNVLIDAGYNVDKVKLMDMFPHTPHVETVVKLSK; this comes from the coding sequence TTGAAAAAAGGCAGCGAATATGAATTTTTCATAGAAGAACTACAATTTCCAGCTATAGGAATAGCAAAAAAAGATGATATGGACGTACTTATAAAAAATACTGTTCCAGGTCAAAAGGTAAAAGCTAGAATTACAAAGAAAACAAAACACTATTTAGAAGCAAAAGTTACAGAAATACTTGAAAATGTAAATTATGCAGTAGATCCGTTTTGTCCTCATTTTAATTTATGCGGTGGATGTACCTCTCAGTTTATACCTTATGACAAGCAATTAGAACTAAAAGAAAAACAAGTCCTAGATCTATTTGAAAAGGCATCCATTTGTGACTTTGAATTTCTAGGCATAGAAAAAAGTCCTGAAAAAACCGGATATAGGAATAAGATGGAATTTTCCTTTGGTGATGAGCAAAGGGGAGGACAACTCACCCTTGGAATGCATATAAAAGGAAGATCTTTTGGCGTTGTAAATGTAGATAATTGCAACCTAGTAGATGCAGATTTTACACTTATTTTAGATAAAGTTGTGACTTATTTCAGGGAAAAAAATTTACCATATTATAAAATAAAAAACCACGAGGGGTATCTAAGAAATTTAGTATTGAGAAAAGGCAGAAATACTGGAGAAATACTTATAAATATTGTGACAACTTCTCAAATACAATTTGATTTAGATGGGTTTAATAAATTATTGCAAGTTCTCAACTATAAGGGCACTTTAGTTGGGATACTTCATACTGTAAACGACAATCTATCAGACATGGTAAAAGCAGATAACGTAGAAATACTATATGGTAGAGATTATATTATGGAAGAAATTTTAGGATTGAAGTTTAAAATATCTCCTGAATCTTTCTTTCAGACTAATTCAAGAGGTACGGAAAAACTATATGCTATGATTAAAGATTTTCTTGGAGATGCTTCCTCAAAAACAGTTTTTGACTTGTACTGCGGTACGGGAACTATAGGTCAAGTTTTATCTTCCAGTGTAAATAAAGTAATAGGAGTAGAACTTATAGAAAAGGCTGTTGCTTCTGCCAATGAAAATGCTAAGTTAAATAATATAAAAAACTGTAGGTTCATAGCTGGAGATGTAAAGGATGTTTTAAATACTTTAGAGGATAAACCAGACATAATAATACTTGATCCACCAAGGCCGGGAGTTCATCCTAAAGCATTAAAATATGTAATTGATTTTAATGCACCTGAAATAATTTACGTATCCTGTAATCCTAAAACTTTAGTTCAAGATTTAAATGTATTAATTGATGCAGGTTACAATGTAGATAAAGTAAAACTTATGGATATGTTTCCTCACACTCCCCACGTCGAAACCGTGGTTAAACTAAGCAAGTAA
- a CDS encoding TatD family hydrolase, which produces MFVDAHNHMDFYKDNLSNAIDSINHSNIKTLGCSMDLESYIFTKKLSEYNKNITPCFGIHPWEAHKNYKDLDKFDDYVKECKIIGEIGLDYYWVLEKEKYPYMNLVFEYFLGKAKKYDKITNIHTKGAEKEVLDYIRKYDLRTPIIHWYSGDLNILKKLLEYGCYFTISVDIGYSKLTDEIVKILPLGRILTETDGPNSLEWINKKYGYPSEVINIVRKISLIKNLQFEEVREKIYDNFNKLKL; this is translated from the coding sequence ATGTTTGTAGATGCGCATAATCATATGGATTTTTATAAAGACAATTTAAGTAATGCAATTGATAGTATAAATCACAGTAATATCAAAACTTTGGGATGTTCTATGGATTTAGAGAGTTATATATTTACAAAAAAATTAAGTGAATATAATAAAAATATAACTCCATGTTTTGGAATACATCCCTGGGAGGCGCATAAAAACTACAAGGATTTAGATAAGTTCGATGATTATGTAAAGGAATGTAAAATTATTGGAGAAATAGGACTTGACTACTATTGGGTTTTGGAGAAAGAAAAATATCCTTATATGAATCTAGTATTTGAATACTTTTTAGGTAAAGCTAAGAAATATGACAAAATAACAAATATTCATACTAAAGGAGCAGAAAAGGAGGTATTGGATTACATAAGAAAATATGATTTAAGAACACCTATAATTCATTGGTATAGTGGAGATTTGAATATATTGAAAAAGCTTTTGGAGTATGGGTGCTATTTTACAATAAGTGTTGATATAGGATATTCTAAACTTACAGATGAGATAGTAAAAATTCTTCCTCTAGGCAGAATTTTAACAGAAACTGATGGCCCTAATTCACTTGAATGGATAAATAAAAAATATGGATATCCATCTGAAGTTATAAATATTGTAAGAAAAATTTCTTTAATAAAGAATCTCCAGTTTGAAGAAGTTAGAGAAAAAATTTATGACAATTTTAATAAATTAAAATTATAG
- a CDS encoding branched-chain amino acid aminotransferase, producing the protein MDFLTKKIPDDELKLMYKDYDSLGFGKIYTDYMFTMKWTKEKGWEKGELKKYEKMSFDPASVVIQYSQEVFEGMKAYYSEDGRVLLFRPFDNAKRMYKSAERLCMTPVPEDVFVEAVKELVKIDKRWLPKEKGTSLYIRPTLMGTGVALGVHPSPEYNFCIFITAVGTYFSSGFNTVSLYVEGKLVRAVVGGVGDAKTGGNYAASLLAGLKAEKEGFSQVLWLDAKENKYIEEAGSMNIFFVYGNKLVTPKLTGSILPGITRDSVIKLAAHLGYEVEERNISIDEVVKGIKDKEITEMFGTGTAAVIAPVGGLCYKGETVYAGDNKVGKITEELYNKLVNIQYGEDEDIFGWVETVDTI; encoded by the coding sequence ATGGATTTTTTGACAAAGAAAATTCCAGATGATGAATTAAAGCTAATGTATAAAGATTATGATAGCTTGGGATTTGGTAAGATTTATACGGATTATATGTTTACTATGAAATGGACTAAGGAAAAGGGATGGGAAAAGGGGGAACTTAAAAAATATGAGAAAATGTCCTTTGATCCTGCATCAGTGGTAATACAGTATTCTCAAGAAGTTTTTGAAGGAATGAAGGCATATTATTCAGAAGATGGAAGAGTGCTTTTATTTAGACCATTTGATAATGCTAAAAGAATGTATAAGTCTGCTGAAAGACTGTGCATGACACCAGTTCCAGAGGATGTTTTTGTAGAAGCTGTAAAGGAACTTGTTAAAATAGATAAAAGGTGGCTTCCAAAGGAAAAGGGCACATCCCTTTATATAAGGCCTACGCTCATGGGAACAGGAGTGGCTTTAGGCGTTCATCCTTCACCAGAATATAATTTTTGCATTTTTATAACTGCTGTCGGAACATATTTTAGCAGTGGTTTCAATACTGTTAGCTTATATGTAGAGGGCAAGCTTGTTCGTGCAGTTGTAGGTGGAGTTGGAGATGCAAAAACAGGAGGAAATTATGCTGCAAGCCTTCTAGCAGGTTTAAAGGCAGAGAAGGAGGGATTTTCTCAGGTACTTTGGTTAGACGCTAAAGAAAATAAATACATAGAGGAAGCAGGTTCTATGAATATTTTCTTCGTTTATGGCAATAAGCTTGTAACACCAAAGCTTACAGGTTCAATACTTCCTGGTATAACTAGAGATTCTGTAATAAAATTGGCAGCTCATTTAGGATATGAGGTTGAAGAAAGAAATATATCAATAGATGAAGTTGTGAAAGGAATTAAAGATAAAGAAATTACTGAAATGTTTGGAACAGGTACGGCAGCAGTTATAGCTCCTGTTGGTGGTTTATGTTATAAAGGAGAAACTGTTTATGCTGGTGATAACAAGGTAGGAAAAATAACAGAAGAACTTTATAATAAACTTGTAAACATCCAATACGGTGAAGATGAAGATATTTTTGGTTGGGTAGAAACAGTGGATACAATATAG
- a CDS encoding ABC transporter substrate-binding protein — protein MKKNKIIFLSVTIFIISLLFGGCGTDEKKQQAASLDKTTVILDWTPNTDHTGLYVALDKGYYKEEGLDVKIVQPSQGNVTNLVAAGKGDFGVSYQEDVTYAVTNKDPLPIKSIATIIQHNTSGFASPKSKNIKSVKDFEGKVYGGWGSPSEEAVIKAVMEKNGADFSKLKIVNMGTDDFFASTKKNVDFAWIYQGWTGVEAKLKGVDLNFIPVKDLDPALDYYTPILITSNKNISQNPDKVRKFLKATAKGYEYAIKNPDESAKILVKHAPEIDKKLAVESQKYMAKQYIADAPRWGVMKSDVWSRYAKFLQSKGLIKKELKTSDAFTNEFLPK, from the coding sequence ATGAAAAAAAATAAAATTATATTTTTGTCGGTAACTATATTTATTATAAGTTTGTTATTTGGGGGATGTGGAACGGATGAAAAGAAACAGCAAGCTGCTTCTTTAGATAAAACTACAGTAATACTTGACTGGACTCCGAACACAGATCATACAGGATTATATGTAGCACTAGATAAAGGATATTATAAGGAGGAAGGACTGGATGTGAAGATAGTTCAACCTTCACAAGGCAATGTGACAAATCTTGTAGCTGCAGGCAAAGGAGATTTTGGTGTAAGCTATCAGGAAGATGTAACCTATGCAGTTACAAACAAGGATCCACTTCCTATAAAGTCTATTGCTACAATAATACAGCACAACACTTCAGGTTTTGCGTCACCTAAAAGCAAAAATATAAAAAGTGTAAAGGACTTTGAAGGAAAAGTTTACGGAGGATGGGGTTCACCTTCAGAAGAAGCTGTAATCAAAGCTGTTATGGAGAAAAATGGAGCAGATTTTAGTAAACTTAAGATTGTAAATATGGGAACTGATGATTTCTTTGCATCTACGAAGAAAAATGTTGATTTTGCATGGATCTACCAGGGATGGACTGGAGTTGAAGCAAAATTAAAAGGTGTGGACTTAAATTTTATACCTGTCAAAGATTTAGATCCTGCACTTGATTACTACACTCCTATTTTAATAACTAGTAATAAAAATATTAGTCAAAATCCAGATAAAGTTAGAAAATTTTTAAAAGCTACAGCAAAGGGATATGAATATGCTATAAAAAATCCTGATGAAAGTGCAAAAATACTTGTCAAGCATGCGCCAGAAATAGATAAGAAATTGGCTGTAGAAAGTCAGAAGTATATGGCAAAGCAGTACATAGCAGACGCACCTAGATGGGGTGTAATGAAATCTGATGTATGGAGTAGATATGCTAAATTTTTGCAAAGCAAAGGGTTAATTAAAAAGGAGCTAAAAACAAGCGATGCTTTCACAAATGAATTTTTACCAAAATAA
- a CDS encoding ABC transporter permease encodes MEKTKNIQSKIYPIATIIIVVIIWQLTINLAHVPQYIIPSPLDILKTLVSDFQNIMENTGTTLYESFIGFFISIIFSFILAIIMDSFEIVRKSIYPILLISQTIPTIAIAPLFIIWFGFGVLPKIIVVVMVCFFPIVVSLVDGFEKVDRDYINLFSTMKASKLQTFYHLKLPYAMVNFFSGLKIAATYMIMSAIIGEWLGGDNGIGVYMVRAKNAYQLDKVFASILVIVIVSIIIIYIIDFIGKKIIHWK; translated from the coding sequence ATGGAAAAAACAAAAAACATTCAAAGTAAAATATATCCTATAGCTACAATAATAATAGTTGTGATTATATGGCAGTTAACAATAAACTTAGCCCATGTTCCTCAGTATATTATTCCTTCTCCGCTGGATATTTTAAAAACTCTTGTATCAGATTTTCAAAATATAATGGAAAATACGGGAACCACATTGTACGAGTCTTTTATAGGTTTTTTTATATCTATAATATTTTCCTTTATATTAGCTATAATAATGGATAGTTTTGAAATTGTGAGAAAGTCAATATATCCTATTTTACTAATATCTCAAACTATTCCAACTATAGCAATTGCACCTTTGTTTATAATATGGTTTGGGTTTGGGGTACTTCCTAAAATAATAGTAGTGGTAATGGTATGCTTTTTTCCGATAGTTGTAAGTCTCGTAGATGGCTTTGAGAAAGTAGACAGAGATTATATAAACTTATTTAGCACTATGAAGGCCTCAAAGTTACAGACATTTTATCATCTAAAACTTCCTTATGCCATGGTGAATTTTTTTTCAGGCTTAAAAATAGCAGCAACTTATATGATAATGTCTGCAATTATAGGTGAGTGGCTTGGAGGAGATAATGGCATTGGGGTATACATGGTAAGGGCAAAAAATGCCTATCAATTGGACAAGGTTTTTGCTTCAATTTTAGTCATTGTTATTGTAAGCATTATAATAATTTATATTATAGATTTCATAGGTAAAAAAATAATACATTGGAAATAG
- a CDS encoding DUF6803 family protein: MDMTHYMSLLASNQPWNLIIFMAIPVICAETLTITEFFIIFNRIENGGIKTLNKIVGIFDGFYFTGIFIYLLFNAVIPLTNTGGWHTWVDVVAVGFYLSGVVFLLPIALMELNIIFKNKTPESKMKIHFILVGGFLVVAHVAMIFGMVNPEIIGSMPTMHNM, encoded by the coding sequence ATGGATATGACTCATTACATGTCACTACTTGCATCCAATCAACCTTGGAACTTAATAATTTTTATGGCTATACCTGTAATATGTGCTGAAACTCTCACCATTACAGAATTCTTTATAATTTTCAATAGAATAGAAAATGGTGGCATTAAAACTTTAAATAAAATCGTTGGTATTTTCGATGGGTTTTACTTTACCGGTATATTTATCTACCTATTATTTAATGCCGTAATACCTTTAACTAATACTGGAGGATGGCATACATGGGTTGATGTGGTAGCAGTTGGTTTTTATTTAAGCGGCGTCGTATTTCTTTTACCTATAGCATTGATGGAACTTAATATAATATTTAAGAATAAAACTCCAGAATCAAAAATGAAGATTCATTTTATTCTTGTAGGGGGATTTCTTGTAGTAGCCCATGTGGCAATGATTTTTGGCATGGTAAATCCTGAAATTATAGGCAGTATGCCAACCATGCACAATATGTAG
- a CDS encoding ABC transporter ATP-binding protein, producing MNFYQNKQDNSIIKVKNVSRSFEKNLILKDISINLKKGEFVSILGPSGCGKSTLFNIITGIIKEDSGEVSVKGDLGYMQQKDLLLPWKTVMENVVLPLDIRGSNKRESRERAVKYIEIVGLKGYEKKYPYELSGGMRQRASFLRTFLSSEEIMLLDEPFGALDSITRGKMQRWILDMKQELKRSILFVTHDIEEAILLSDRIYVLSSKPGMIKKEINVDFENENKKNRIFSKKLLEMKADILKLL from the coding sequence ATGAATTTTTACCAAAATAAACAGGATAATTCCATTATAAAAGTTAAAAATGTGAGTAGAAGTTTTGAGAAAAATCTTATACTAAAAGATATATCCATTAACTTAAAAAAGGGGGAATTCGTTTCTATTTTAGGGCCAAGTGGATGCGGAAAGAGTACTTTGTTTAATATAATAACTGGTATTATTAAAGAAGATAGTGGAGAGGTTTCAGTAAAAGGGGATCTAGGGTATATGCAGCAGAAGGATTTACTTTTGCCCTGGAAAACTGTAATGGAAAATGTAGTGCTTCCACTTGATATAAGAGGTAGTAATAAAAGAGAATCGAGAGAAAGGGCAGTTAAGTATATTGAAATAGTTGGTCTTAAAGGCTATGAAAAGAAATATCCCTATGAACTTTCAGGAGGCATGAGACAGAGGGCAAGTTTTTTAAGGACTTTTCTATCTTCTGAGGAAATAATGTTGCTTGATGAACCATTTGGTGCATTGGATTCTATAACTAGAGGTAAAATGCAAAGATGGATTCTTGATATGAAACAGGAACTGAAAAGAAGCATACTCTTTGTAACTCATGATATAGAAGAAGCCATTTTGCTCTCCGATAGGATATATGTGTTATCCTCTAAACCTGGAATGATTAAAAAAGAAATTAACGTAGATTTTGAAAATGAGAACAAGAAAAACAGAATATTTTCTAAAAAACTTTTAGAAATGAAAGCAGATATTCTAAAATTGCTTTAA